CTGGGCGCTTATTGCGCCGGGTGAATGCTCTTGTAAGAGTCGACATGGCGATCCGGAGATTTGGTCAAGTTCAAAATGTGAAAACGGTGCGTTGTGACGCGGTCGGAATTGATTTATGATTTTACACATGCAATGCGTAgaattttgtttcttttgtaAAATCTGATCGCGGTTTGCGGTCGGATGCGTGTTTGAGTCGGATGCGTTATTGAGTCTCGCGTAGCAAAACGATCGCGGAAAGAATGTAAGATCAACTGGAATGTCCAGTATCAGATCGATCAATGTGCTGTATAGAATATCAAATTCTACTTCAAAACTGCACAAAATGAATGTCGAGTCCTCTTTTGATTTTGCGCAGCAAAATGTGGAGGGAAATAACAGTCTCTTTTGTCGAGGAAAGGTGGCGCACAAGTAAAGAATAGAATAGATGAATTAAAGGAGTCCAGGATCACAGATCACTTTGTATCTAGGACTTGAAGAATAGACAAATAAGGAGAGAATGAAGGAACAAAGACACACAATCCCAAGGAGGTTGGAAGATAAAAGAGTGTAGGGGGGGCCTCTCCTTACCGGGGGTTTTTTGGGCGCTACACCAGCGTTTGAGGTTGACCAGTAGCAAGACACCTCAAGGATGCGGATGGAGCCCAGCTGGAGTGCAGTTAGGGTCTGGCTATCAGGGCCCAGTGTTCTCAATGATCGAGTGGTTCACCCAAACTTTTCCGATTTGCCTCTTTCTTCAGTATAGGAACTACGCTGTTATTTATTCGCCTCTAGAATCTTGAAGGGGCAATATTTATCCAGTTGATTCTAGTCCCCTCCCTCCGGAGTCATCTTTCAAGGTGTCGGATATGTACCTGGGTATGGAGGGGTCATCGGGCAAACGTACACTTGTTCGACGTGTCCCGTCTGCGCTGTCATTCCAGATCAAACACCCTTGAAGTCTGCAAGGTCATTTGAATGCCAACCCTCGTAGAGAGTGGCCGTACAGCGTGATGCGATAAATGCCCCGAGAATAATTTAATTGAAAGGGATGCCGGTCCGGGCTCTTAGTCTGAAGGCACGGGCGTGTCACCAATCACTTGTATCCGTCCCGCGCTCAAAGTAGTCTGTGCTCCGTGACCCGTTGGCTCGAATTCAGATAAGTAGAGCATCCAATCAGAGGGTTCAACCCCCCCTAAAAAACGCATGTCAAAGGGTCATGCTGCGAGTGCCTGCAAACGATCAAGTCCGGAGGGGTTGGAGAACTTCCAATAACGAGATGGTGGTGTTCTGCTCGATATCTGAGTGGTTTGGTGGGTTTCCAGTGGAGTTTTTGGTGTTCAACATATTAGAAAGCCTTCATCTCAGACTCCACCGTGAAAATTGCATGGAGTGGGGTGAAACCCGCTAGGGTCCAGCATTATATTATGGTATGCGATGTatcgtactccgtacgtcgTATATAAATTCAACTTGGTTTTGCTCTCACTGGACAAAGCCTTCGGGGGTTTTGATATCTTGAAAAAGTTCCAGAAAACACGTGATGTGTTAACTACAAATCGAGGCCTCAGGCATGCATGCTCCGCAATGACTTCGCCGGTTACAGACAAGGAACCCAGGCTCTATGAGGACTTTCAGGTTGCTGTGAGTGTTCGGAGCACATCCATTTAAAAGTAAAGGCTCGGGTTATTGTGCGACAGTTCCTCAGCTTTACTCGACCGCCCCATCTTCACCCCAGCTTGTGCATCCGAAACACCGACGGCATCCTCGACTCTAATTATTCCGTCTCGAGAACTACGAGGAGACGGCACGGGTTCGGGTTCCACCGCGACCTGGTGTCTAAAATAAACCGGCGAAGCCATCACTCCCGAGTGAGACTGATGAGCGTCGTATGCACTCCCTAAACTGACTCTGTTGTCCCTGGATTGCCATGCATATGAGACTAGTCTGGAATGAGGTTGATCTCCCAAGCTCTGCGGTTTCTCATGAGTAGGAGTCATAGGAATCGTGTAGCCACGTCTCAACGTCTCTGAAACCATGTCGCTTGGCTGCTCAATGGTAAACCGGTCCGACATGACTGTTAGCCAACGTTCCAGATCAGGCCATTCTCGAAGGGGCAGCTGAGACCACTCTTCCATGCGAGCTGCCTTGTTTTTAGGACTGGTATCCGTCTTTGCTAGGGGTTGAACTGCTGTTGGTTGTCCCATTGAACGAATCACCATCAAAGCCCCGTGGAGGGCTGACTCGGTCTCTACAAGCCTCTCTTCCAATTGATTCAAGTATCCCAACGGTAAGCCTCTGGGCCAATGGGTTAGCTTCCCGCGGGTACCTGCATGTATGTAGGCCTGAGTACTTGCCTTTTACCACTCTCTGGGTAGGTACATTTCGACATGTCCCCTGCGCATTGAGAGCAAAACGGACTTAACGAGATATGAATGGTCAGCAAGGAAACCAGCTATCGAACTCAACAGTGAGAACGTTTTTAGATCGATCTTACAGTCTGCGATCACACTACCTTGTTGGTCAGCACATAGTTTTGTTGTTCTTTACAAAAGAATAACACACCTTGCATTTACGCTGTCTGCATAGCTCACAAGAAATCGGATTTAAGTTTTCTTCTGACCTCTTGAGTCAGTCGATCTATGCTTTCATGTGGGGTACTGGTCACACCTGGCATGGTAACACCAGGTGCCTTCCGCTTCGATCGTAATTGCGCCATTTGTTGACTACGGGATTATACAATGCAGAATGCAGTGTAACTCCCGAAGACAACCAAGATCTCAGGCTACCAAGGTCATGTGCATGAGTGATTTTGCTTGGTGAAAGTTTCGGAGTAAGAAACCTCCGGGGATTATTGGCAGGCACGTGATGCTCACCGCAACTCCAAGCTTATGACCTACCAATATAAAAACTCTTACAAGGATATGATATTGTTTTGATTGAGTGAAATTTTAAAACAAATCACCATGTTGTTCCAATGTTAGTCTGTTGACATGGGATATTCATGCGTGTCATTGTCATATTCTACTGGCATTCATCTTGTAAATCTCTAGGTTCGCCATCCCAGGATTATCATATCGAAATAGAATATGGCCCACCCTAGGCCTTCAACATAAACCGAGGTGTCTTTTACAGTTTAATAGTAACATTGGCTGTATCTTTTCCCACATTTCATCCTGCATAAATCACCatgaggggggggggttgtttcgggtgtacaacatactacGTGTGGACTATACGGATTGGTGGTTTGTCGAGAGGTAAAAAGAGACATGAAACTGAACTGGCTCAGGCGTCTAAAGACTGGCAGGCAGGTGCAGATAATACCAGTGTTTGCTTCAATCACACTTCAGACGGTTACTGGAATAGTACCGCCCGTTGTGGTGTCAGTTCCGATACTGTATGGGTTGCATTTGCGGAAATCAAATCTCACTAGTCGGATCTGTGTCAGTTGCAGGCTGTGGTAGAATCGAATAGCCAACTTAAAAAAAACGAAGAAACCTGCCAAAATTACCATCATACTACATAACCACAGCGATAACCCTCGATTCGGCACATCTAATGTGCTCAATTCAATGTTGTAGGACGTGGTACCTCTAGTTGGCTAATGTAAAATTATGCAAGGGAAGCGAACAGGCATGAATCTTTACGATTCCTCCGTGGTGGTTCCGGCCTGAGGATGTTGAGCAGGAATGTGCTACTTTGAAAGTATTGCACCCGGAAAGGGTGCCTTTTAAAGTGCCCTAGGTACTTTATAATCATTCAAGTAAGAAGTAACGTGTTCATCAAAAGATGTCAACAACATAATATAATCGAAAGCAAAAAGCATTCTTAATCTTATAGATCTAGTGGTGCTTGTACGTCTGCCGCTGACGTAATAGCAAACCGTGTTCGGCCGGATTTCTTCCCCAGGGAACACATGTTTCACTATCTCTATTTCGAAACATGTGATTCGTGAATCATAGCGATAATGGCTTCGGCTTCACCTGCCAGTGTGCGGTTTCAAGAGGATGAGTCCCAATGGCCATATTCTTCTCGTCCGACAAAGAGACACAAGCGCACCTCCGGCGCGGGAGCCTCAGGACCCTCGCCTCGCGAAATTGGATTTATGAGAGAGTCTCAAAATGACGGGTCTGCAACCTTCCTTGGAAGTTCAAGTGGAATCCATTTTATTCGTCATGTTTACAATGCCTTTACACGCCGTTCAGCAGACTTGGACCAAACACGAGCCCGTGACAGATCCTCGGTGCCAGGGGAAGACGACCGGCTGCAGCAAATTCCAGGAAGCATCCAAAGCTCGGATGAGCTATGGGCAAAGGAGGAATTAAATTATGCCCCAAATGCCTCAGTTGCTTTCGACGATCTTGTAGAGTGGACACGCAGCTATTTCGAAAATTGGCACCCAATCTTCCCATGCCTACACGCCCCGACAGTCTTGAAAACCATGGAGACAGTCAGCCAAAAAGGGATTGAATCGGTCAACCAACTAGAACTGATGATTCTCCGCTCCATTTTGTCCATTTCTCTCGGTGATGATCGGCAGAAAACGGTGCGTAGTTCGAAGATCAATCCCGTTCCTTCGGTCTTGGTCTTTCGATCCATCCAACATGTGATGCAAGATGTACAAAGCCTCCTTGAAAAGCCAACCAGCTTGCCACTGCTACAAGCGGCATTCACCGCTCAACTCGCactcgcttctcttttgcgCCTGAATGCTGCCTCGCGGGTAGGGGGTGTCATCACGCGCACTGCATTCCACCTCGGGTTGCATCGTTGCCCAAGACGCTTTTCTTGCTTCAGCAGCGAAGAAGCCAACATCCGTTGTCGATTATTCTGGTCAATATATTCCCTTGAGCGATATCTTTCCCAGGCCCTTGGCATTCCGCTCTCTATCCGAGATGACGACATTGACGTGTGCTACCCCGATGCGGAGAGACATCTTTCAAATTTTAAAGTCCGTGACGATTGTAGATTGCGCCTACTAGGCCATCTAGCGAAGTTTGCCCGGATTCGAGGTTTGATTGTTGAACTTCGTAATAAATCCATTCTCCACAGTCGCGTTAGCCAGATTGAAGCGGCTCATGTTACTGGAGAACTAGCGCAATGGTGGAATGAAGTTTACGACGATGTCAACCCCATTTATGAGCCCACAGAAACTGGCCGGGATCAAGGACCGATCTTGCAGCCATACCACCGGCTACTCCTGATGATCCTGAGACACGAGGCTACTATCTCGCTCAATCGACCTCTTCTAGCCTCTGAAAATCCTAGTGCAGATTACAAGAACGCATTACAGACTTGCATTGGATCTTCTCGGTCTATCCTTGCGGCATTGAGAAAGCACATGTCTTCTGAACCGGCATCTCCGCTCTCCTGGCCATGCTTTACCTGGTCTGCTTGGATGGCCTGTCTCATTCTGATGTATGCTGCGTGGAATGAAGAATTTCCAGTGCTGACTGCTCTCAAGTATGCGAGAATGGGGATTGCCATCTTGGAAAACCTATCACTGCGCGGTAGCAGCTGGCCAGAGACCTGCATCGAGGCGATCAAAGGCATGCAATCTGCTTTCAAAACACAGACATCTAGTGGGCACCAACCCAAGCCTACTGCCACATTTCACGGCCGCGGAAGATCATCTCAACCCAATTCCCAAGCTACCCCATCGACGGATAGACGGATATCACGAATGCTGCCAGCTCAAAATGAAAATAATGAGATTAGCGAAACAGGTCTCACGCCAATTCGATCTCAAGCTTTAGCGCCGAACGGATGCCAAGGCCGTCCAGCCTCTACCGAAATTCGTCCACTTCAAGCTTCAATACGCTCTCCTGCCCAAGGCCTCGGCCCCGCAGAAAACTACGACTCGGCCGTTTTTTCACCGTCTAGCAATTTCGGTAACTTTGCTGAAGCATTAGACCCTGCTGAGAACTATCTCAGTGGACAGTCTTCAGCTGGTCTCATATTTGGCAACATGGCTGACAGAAACTCTGCTTTCAATCCGAGTTTTGCTGGTCAAGACTCTTTGCTATTTTCATCATCTATGCTCATGAACGATTCATGGAGTGTGGCTGATGGCCCATGGATGATTCACAACAACTTCTAGTGATTtatgaaaaagaaaaacgagTGATGGCTGCGTTCTGGCCGGAAAATTACTCCGAAAGCCTCCAATCCAGCTTACTATTTCAAATCAACATCTACCATCGTCCGATTCAGATCCAAAAGAACTCGCAACTGGCTCTTCTTATCGGCATCAGGTGTGCAAAAACCGAAAAGTCTTCTTAACTGTTCAAGATATAGCTCATAAACCTGGAATGTACCCTTTCAAGAAACGGACAACCTGTTGATCCGTCCGCGCACACGGAGCACGATCCTGCTGCATCTGCCACTGATGAACATCTACCGAGGTATTGGCATTCAAATGAGCGAGGAAATCCAAGTGCTGAGGCACCGTCAAAAGATCACAGTTGCCGCGCAGCTGCGTGTTAGCGTCCAGCAAGTGTTCAACGGCACGATCTCTCATAGTTATCGTGGGGTATTCCAATGCAGTCTGGCTCTCCATTCCTTCCTTCCATTGTTGTGGAACAGTCGTTTCCTCCAGTAGCTGAATTCCGATACTCCAGCCTTCAAAAGGAACAATGTCAATTGTTGTCCCAGCAAGGACACGGTACCACGTCTCATTGAGTGTCCTCCCGCCCTCGCCGTTGAATCTTTCACTTGTCTAATGACGGGATATGTCTCTATGAGCCAGTGCGTAAGCTTTCAAAGAAAGAGCGAGCAAGATTCATGTCATGTGTTCCCGGTTGACCTCTTATTTGGACCAGTTTGTTGGATGGATTGGCAGCGCGAAGTGGAATGAGATTGTCGTTGTCAAGGTACAGGTCATCTAGTGACAAATGCCATTGTGTTGAAGCCGTAGATTTGTCTTCGCTTTCACGAGTGCATCGGTTCATATTGATTTCCCGCTGCCTTGGAGGCCTGTCAGACCTAGGACAAAGAGTCGCGGATTTGTTGAGGTCGGTCGCCGGTGTTGAACATGACAATGTAAGATAGACCTTTATTCAAGATGTTATTCACTGCTTCTTTTTACTCGATTGGTGGTGTCGTGCTTTCAGTTGGGCAACTTCATTTGCGGATTGGATTGGATTGGATTGATATCGGTCGTAAAGCTGGTGTGGAAAACATCAAGTAGATACTCGTTGGGAGAATTCACTTTCAAGTTCGAGCCTTGCGATATAGATTAAAAGTTCTTCCAATGGCATATCCTTGTTTACGATAAAAATGTACTAGGCAGGATCTAGAAGCCATTCCTCGACCGAGTGGTATGCACGTCGGGGTTATAGGTACGCGGACATGTCTTTGTCCGAGTGGGTGCACCCCGCGATGATCGTAGTCGAGTGGCTTGCGATGAGGGGTTATGCGATAGGCTTGTGGCAGATTGAATGTGGAGATTGAAATCTAACAGTTTGAGCCCGAGTGCCTTTTAAAGCCTTTTGTTCTCTAAGATCTCTCACCTAGATCACCTCAAACAAAGAATTTTACCACAACAGCCTGATGTCTGCTCCAATCGCTAGCCAGAAGACCTACAGCATTGCCTCCATCCCAGCCGATGGAATTGGCCCAGAGGTCATCAATGCTGGTATTACGGCTCTGAATACCTTGACCGATACCCTCAAGACCTTCAAGTTGGAGTTCAAGAATTATGACTGGAGCTCCGAAACCTACAAGAAGACCGGCAAATACATCCCGGATGGTGGACTCGAGGAGCTCAAGAAGCACGACGCAATTTTCTTCGGCGCTGTCGGCGCTCCTGGTAAGCAGACACAATCAATGCCTAGAATGACATGGTACTAAACACAAGAGAAGATGTTCCCGATCACATTTCCCTGTGGGGTCTGAGACTCGCCATCTGCCAGCCGTTCCAACAGTACGCGAACGTGCGCCCAACACGGGTGTTCCGCGGCACCGAGTCCCCGCTGCGCAATTGCGGGCCCAACGACCTTGACTGGGTGATCATCCGTGAGAACAGCGAAGGAGAGTATGCTGGTCAGGGAGGCCGCTCCCATGCCGGAAAGCCTTGGGAGGTTGCAACGGAGGTTTCTATCTTCTCTCGTCACGGTGTGGAGAGGATAATGCGGTTTGCCTTTGAGACTGCTCAGAAGCGGCCGCGCAAGCTGTTGACTGTGGTTACCAAGAGTAATGCGCAGCGCAACGGCATGGTTCTCTGGGATGAAGTGGCAAAGCTTGTTGCCGTTGATTTTCCCGATGTCACTGTGGACAAGATGCTCGTTGATGCCATGACTACCCGCATGGTTCTGAAGCCCGAAAGTCTGGATACCATCGTTGCTACCAATTTGGTGAGTTGTCGAAATGAGAAATTAAGAATAACTAGAGATGCAGACTGACGACCAACTAGCACGCTGACATTCTATCTGATCTTGCTGCTTCTCTGGCTGGATCTATTGGTATCGCACCTACCTCTAACCTCGACCCTACACGAGAGTATCCCAGTATGTTTGAGCCCATTCACGGCTCCGCTTTTGATATCACTGGCATGGGTATCTCCAATCCCGTGGCTACATTTTGGACGGCCGCGGAGATGCTTGCTTGGCTCGGTGAGGAGGAGGCTTCCAAGCAGCTGTTGGTTTGCGTCGAGAATGTCTGCGAGCAGGGAGTTCTTACCCGTGACTTGGGTGGTAATGCCACGACAAAGCAGGTCACTGATGCAGTTGTGGCAGAGATTAAGAAGCTTGCGTAATTTGAATCCGAGTCAGCAATTTTCTCTGAGGATGAGATGTGAAACTGTGTATCTTGAATataaaagaaaccaaaaataAAATTAAAAAGTGTGACGCCAAAGTAGATggaatgatgaagatgaggggGAATTCAGAACAAAATGAAAGGTTCAATTCCTATTAAAGGTCTTTTTGATATACAACATGCACAACCTTCGACATCGCTCAATGCTCGTGTCTCTCGTGATCGCCCATCTCGACCGCCTTTCAACCTTCGTCAACTCTCGACTACCACTCTCACAGGAACACTTTCAATGGAGCGCCCCTCTAAAAGAGCCAGATTCTTATTAGATTCCAGTGATGGCGCAGCTACTACACCCTTGACATCTTTCCAAAGGGCCATTAGCCCACCGTTGCCACGGGGCTGTCCCGCACTGACTGACGGTTTGGTGATTTCTGGCACCGGAGTCACTGCTCACTCTACCAAGTTCGTCGATTCGCCAGTACAACTTACTCACATTCGAGATTTACCGGATGGTAATAATGTCGACGCGGTCCGACTACGTGACATTCTTGGAGATCCCATGATCCGTGAATGCTGGCAGTTTAACTTCATCTTTGATGTGGACTTTCTGATGGCACactttgatgaagatgtccGGAGTCTAGTGAAAGTCAAGGTCGTACATGGGTCGTGGCGGAGGGAGGATTCAAATCGCATTCGAGTCGAGGTAAATTTGTGCTGGCCAGACTTCTTTTAAATCCATCTCATCATTGATCGAGGATTTAAAATAGCATGAGACTAACCAGCTACTTAGGAGGCCTGTTCGCGATATCCTAATGTCGAGCCTATTGTGGCCTACATGCCGGAACCTTTCGGGACACATCATTCCAAGATGATGATTCTTCTTCGACATGATGACCTAGCTCAGTAAGATTCTTTCCGACATTGTTGATCGATATAGCCAAACAGAGGTCTAACAAACCAACCAAATAGGGTCGTTATCCATACGGCAAACATGATCCATATGGATTGGACCAACATGACCCAGGCTGCCTGGCTCTCTCCATTGCTTCCCCTGCAGAAGGCAACCTCGGTAGAATCTCCCACAGATGCAAAAGTTGGCTCGGGCGCACGCTTCAAAAGAGATCTCCTCGCTTATTTGAAAGCGTACGGACCTAAAAAGACTGGTCCGCTAGTCCAGCAGCTGGATAACTATGACTTCTGTCCTATTCGTGCTGCCCTCATTGCTAGTGTCCCGTCCAAAAAGCACGCCAGTGACTCCAGCTCAGACGAAGAGACACTATGGGGCTGGCCTGCTGTCAAAGATTTGATGGGCCAAGTACCAATCCAGCAGAAAAACACAAGCAAGAAACCACACATAGTCATACAGGTACGCATCTCCAAACGACCCATCGCACTGTAATTAACCTCCAACAAATCCAAGACCTCCTCGGTAGCAACCCTCGGTCAGACAAACAAATGGCTCAAAGACGTCTTTTTCAAAGCCCTCACCCCAACGCACAGCCCACAACCGACCTACTCAATAATCTTCCCGACCCCAGACGAAATCCGCCGCTCCTTAAACGGCTACAACTCCGGCGTCTCAATCCACATGAAAATCCAAAGCGCAGCACAACAGAAGCAACTCCAATACATGAGTCCGTATCTCTGCCAATGGGCTGGTGACAGCCTCCCCCCAGGTCAATGCATCGACCTATCCGAAGACAATCCCCCAAAGCGCGAAGCAGGCCGCGCCCGCGCAGCACCACACATCAAGACTTACATTCGCTTCGCGGACTCAGACATGAAGACCATTGACTGGGCGATGGTCTCGTCGGCGAATCTGTCCACGCAGGCGTGGGGTGCGGCGACGAATGCTAGTGGCGAGGTGCGCATTTGTAGCTGGGAGATTGGCGTTGTTGTTTGGCCGGAGCTTTTCCGAGATGGAGGTTGTGATGATGCTGCATCTCCATCTGCATCTGAATCTGAATCCCGGGCGGAAGGGAAACCCCCTGCGCCGGACGTGCTGATGGTTCCTTGCTTTAAGCGGGATCGTCCTGTTGTGTCTGATGGAGCTGAGACCGCTTCTATGGTCGTCGGGTTCCGGATGCCTTATGATCTTCCGTTGACGCCGTATGGCGCGGGTGATGAGCCGTGGTGTGCAACTGCTTCGCACGCTCTACCAGACTGGCAGGGGCAGAGTTGGGTTGTTTGAGTCTACTGTTTTTGCCTTTAGTCTTCTTAGCTATATCTGGTGGTTTATCGTCCCAGCGGTGTGGGTCGCATGGTTGTCTCAGTATGTATCGTATACGGGATTGTGAGGTACGCGAGTGTTGGGCCATGGAAAGTAGCATGCATTTGTATTCGTTTGTTCGTCCTGAGAGACTTGAGACAGTACGATTATCTCTTCCCTTTTAGATAACCGACATTCCAAAATCTCACTCGACAATTTATCCTCTTCGATAAATTGCGGGTTCATTCTCCAAGCCCAATTCTCCCAATGTATTATCTATTCGTCGCGGGTACCGTACTTGGCAATGAAGGTGCTGACGTAGCCGATGTAAAGCTGGTGAGCCTTGGAGGGGCTGTAGTCCTTGACCTTCTCCCAAG
Above is a genomic segment from Penicillium digitatum chromosome 3, complete sequence containing:
- a CDS encoding Cytochrome P450 family protein codes for the protein MAQLRSKRKAPGVTMPEENLNPISCELCRQRKCKCDRRLPFCSQCAGDMSKCTYPESGKRGLPLGYLNQLEERLVETESALHGALMVIRSMGQPTAVQPLAKTDTSPKNKAARMEEWSQLPLREWPDLERWLTVMSDRFTIEQPSDMVSETLRRGYTIPMTPTHEKPQSLGDQPHSRLVSYAWQSRDNRVSLGSAYDAHQSHSGVMASPVYFRHQVAVEPEPVPSPRSSRDGIIRVEDAVGVSDAQAGVKMGRSSKAEELSHNNPSLYF
- a CDS encoding C6 transcription factor, putative; this encodes MASASPASVRFQEDESQWPYSSRPTKRHKRTSGAGASGPSPREIGFMRESQNDGSATFLGSSSGIHFIRHVYNAFTRRSADLDQTRARDRSSVPGEDDRLQQIPGSIQSSDELWAKEELNYAPNASVAFDDLVEWTRSYFENWHPIFPCLHAPTVLKTMETVSQKGIESVNQLELMILRSILSISLGDDRQKTVRSSKINPVPSVLVFRSIQHVMQDVQSLLEKPTSLPLLQAAFTAQLALASLLRLNAASRVGGVITRTAFHLGLHRCPRRFSCFSSEEANIRCRLFWSIYSLERYLSQALGIPLSIRDDDIDVCYPDAERHLSNFKVRDDCRLRLLGHLAKFARIRGLIVELRNKSILHSRVSQIEAAHVTGELAQWWNEVYDDVNPIYEPTETGRDQGPILQPYHRLLLMILRHEATISLNRPLLASENPSADYKNALQTCIGSSRSILAALRKHMSSEPASPLSWPCFTWSAWMACLILMYAAWNEEFPVLTALKYARMGIAILENLSLRGSSWPETCIEAIKGMQSAFKTQTSSGHQPKPTATFHGRGRSSQPNSQATPSTDRRISRMLPAQNENNEISETGLTPIRSQALAPNGCQGRPASTEIRPLQASIRSPAQGLGPAENYDSAVFSPSSNFGNFAEALDPAENYLSGQSSAGLIFGNMADRNSAFNPSFAGQDSLLFSSSMLMNDSWSVADGPWMIHNNF
- a CDS encoding Tyrosyl-DNA phosphodiesterase, putative, encoding MSAPIASQKTYSIASIPADGIGPEVINAGITALNTLTDTLKTFKLEFKNYDWSSETYKKTGKYIPDGGLEELKKHDAIFFGAVGAPDVPDHISLWGLRLAICQPFQQYANVRPTRVFRGTESPLRNCGPNDLDWVIIRENSEGEYAGQGGRSHAGKPWEVATEVSIFSRHGVERIMRFAFETAQKRPRKLLTVVTKSNAQRNGMVLWDEVAKLVAVDFPDVTVDKMLVDAMTTRMVLKPESLDTIVATNLHADILSDLAASLAGSIGIAPTSNLDPTREYPSMFEPIHGSAFDITGMGISNPVATFWTAAEMLAWLGEEEASKQLLVCVENVCEQGVLTRDLGGNATTKQVTDAVVAEIKKLA
- a CDS encoding Tyrosyl-DNA phosphodiesterase, putative encodes the protein MKGSIPIKGLFDIQHAQPSTSLNARVSRDRPSRPPFNLRQLSTTTLTGTLSMERPSKRARFLLDSSDGAATTPLTSFQRAISPPLPRGCPALTDGLVISGTGVTAHSTKFVDSPVQLTHIRDLPDGNNVDAVRLRDILGDPMIRECWQFNFIFDVDFLMAHFDEDVRSLVKVKVVHGSWRREDSNRIRVEEACSRYPNVEPIVAYMPEPFGTHHSKMMILLRHDDLAQVVIHTANMIHMDWTNMTQAAWLSPLLPLQKATSVESPTDAKVGSGARFKRDLLAYLKAYGPKKTGPLVQQLDNYDFCPIRAALIASVPSKKHASDSSSDEETLWGWPAVKDLMGQVPIQQKNTSKKPHIVIQTSSVATLGQTNKWLKDVFFKALTPTHSPQPTYSIIFPTPDEIRRSLNGYNSGVSIHMKIQSAAQQKQLQYMSPYLCQWAGDSLPPGQCIDLSEDNPPKREAGRARAAPHIKTYIRFADSDMKTIDWAMVSSANLSTQAWGAATNASGEVRICSWEIGVVVWPELFRDGGCDDAASPSASESESRAEGKPPAPDVLMVPCFKRDRPVVSDGAETASMVVGFRMPYDLPLTPYGAGDEPWCATASHALPDWQGQSWVV